From the genome of Bradyrhizobium elkanii USDA 76, one region includes:
- a CDS encoding class I SAM-dependent methyltransferase → MPASDKEFVGSIPELYDRLLVPMIFEPYARDLAQRAKVLGPRDLLETATGTGAVTRALASALGSDTRIVATDLNEPMLERAKSQMPGGTAITWRQADALNLPFDNASFDVVACQFGAMFFPDKPKGYSEARRVLKPGGRFLFSMWGRIEDNEFADVVTQALAEVFPADPPRFLARTPYGHYAADPIRADLAAAGFSKIEIDDVQLQSRANAPHDPAIGFCQGSPLRGEIEARGGVGLDAATEHAASALARRFGSGAIEGRIQALVISAVA, encoded by the coding sequence ATGCCGGCGTCCGACAAGGAGTTCGTTGGGTCCATTCCGGAGCTCTACGACCGGCTCCTCGTGCCGATGATTTTCGAACCCTACGCACGCGATCTGGCGCAACGCGCCAAGGTTCTTGGCCCGCGCGACCTGCTTGAGACGGCAACCGGCACCGGCGCCGTCACTCGCGCGCTGGCGTCCGCGCTCGGCAGCGACACCAGGATCGTGGCGACCGACCTGAATGAACCGATGCTCGAACGAGCGAAGTCACAGATGCCGGGCGGGACCGCCATCACGTGGCGGCAGGCCGACGCTCTGAACCTGCCGTTCGACAATGCGAGCTTCGACGTCGTCGCCTGCCAATTCGGCGCGATGTTCTTCCCCGACAAACCCAAGGGTTATTCGGAGGCGCGCCGTGTGCTGAAGCCGGGCGGCCGTTTCCTGTTCAGCATGTGGGGTCGCATCGAAGACAACGAGTTTGCCGACGTGGTGACCCAGGCATTGGCGGAGGTCTTTCCGGCCGATCCGCCGCGCTTCCTGGCGCGCACGCCTTATGGCCACTACGCGGCCGACCCGATCCGCGCCGACCTTGCAGCCGCGGGCTTCAGCAAGATCGAGATCGACGATGTTCAGCTGCAAAGCCGGGCCAATGCGCCTCATGATCCTGCGATCGGCTTTTGCCAGGGATCACCATTGCGCGGCGAGATCGAGGCGCGCGGCGGTGTCGGCCTTGATGCTGCGACCGAGCACGCCGCGTCGGCGCTTGCCCGCCGCTTCGGCAGCGGCGCGATCGAAGGCCGGATTCAAGCGCTGGTGATCTCGGCGGTCGCGTGA
- a CDS encoding PPC domain-containing DNA-binding protein, giving the protein MKSKLVSDAPSAQVHVVVLDSGEEAFGALTKFANDAKVTAASLTAIGAFERATVGWFDFASKSYRKIEINEQCEVLCALGDIATGDDGKASLHMHIVLGLSDGSTRGGHLLAGIVRPTLEVVVTEAPARLRRRKRPELGIALIDPAATA; this is encoded by the coding sequence ATGAAAAGCAAGCTCGTGTCCGATGCGCCCAGCGCGCAGGTTCACGTCGTCGTGCTCGATAGCGGCGAGGAAGCGTTTGGCGCGCTGACGAAGTTCGCCAATGATGCCAAGGTGACGGCGGCATCGCTCACCGCGATCGGCGCGTTCGAGCGGGCAACCGTCGGCTGGTTCGATTTCGCATCCAAGAGCTATCGGAAGATCGAGATCAACGAACAGTGCGAGGTGCTGTGCGCGCTCGGCGACATCGCGACCGGCGACGACGGCAAGGCCAGCCTGCACATGCACATCGTGCTCGGACTGTCGGACGGATCGACCCGCGGCGGCCATCTGCTTGCCGGCATCGTCCGCCCGACGCTGGAGGTTGTGGTCACGGAAGCCCCCGCCAGGCTTCGCCGGCGGAAGCGGCCCGAGCTCGGCATTGCCCTGATCGATCCCGCCGCGACCGCCTGA
- a CDS encoding acylphosphatase: protein MSGVIRHVTISGRVQGVGYRAWVDEQANARALEGWVRNRRDGSVEAVFAGPDDVVTDMIAACNRGPFSARVAAVHAASGNSDLLNQRQAGERFSVLPTV, encoded by the coding sequence ATGAGCGGCGTGATCCGCCACGTCACCATCAGCGGTCGCGTCCAGGGCGTCGGCTATCGCGCCTGGGTCGACGAGCAGGCAAACGCACGCGCCCTCGAAGGCTGGGTCCGCAACCGCCGCGACGGCAGCGTCGAGGCGGTATTTGCCGGCCCCGACGACGTCGTCACTGACATGATCGCGGCATGCAACCGCGGTCCGTTCTCGGCGCGCGTTGCTGCCGTGCACGCCGCATCAGGCAATTCCGATCTTTTGAACCAGCGCCAGGCAGGGGAGCGGTTCTCGGTCCTGCCGACGGTCTAA
- a CDS encoding septal ring lytic transglycosylase RlpA family protein: protein MKTAATSAAMLLFASCMANAESGLASYYRGIGRSGEMTCAHRKRPFGSMITVSYLGKSIRCRVNDRGPFVRGRIIDVSTTAARALGILQLGVAHVVIQ from the coding sequence ATGAAAACCGCAGCAACGTCCGCGGCCATGCTGCTGTTTGCCTCGTGCATGGCAAACGCAGAGAGTGGCCTTGCGTCCTATTATCGTGGCATCGGCAGGAGTGGCGAGATGACCTGCGCGCATCGCAAGCGGCCATTCGGCAGCATGATCACCGTCTCCTATCTGGGAAAATCGATCCGGTGCCGCGTCAACGACCGGGGCCCGTTCGTTCGTGGACGGATCATCGATGTGTCGACCACCGCGGCCCGCGCGCTCGGCATCCTTCAGCTGGGCGTCGCGCATGTCGTGATCCAGTAG
- a CDS encoding thermonuclease family protein has protein sequence MRFRNPVATTLLLACLSATTSLTATAGPTASAVIKDAGTVQLGNTTYRLDGIDAPAVDQLCIDEHADVWTCGIEARDQLTRLIGGKQVHCDDIGVDPTFKKRRLGVCKIEGDPTSLSQVLVQKGYALNVEESATGRFKPDEATAKDNRAGLWKGCFVAPRDFRTARKDGALLGNACPGDRDQQIRDALFPDDLPMPASCNIKGKYAVRARVTGNVGIYHLQACRSYPGLGNPDRWFCSEEDAQAAGFRRAYNCRPPKAK, from the coding sequence ATGCGGTTTCGAAATCCGGTCGCCACCACGCTTCTCCTGGCCTGCCTCTCTGCAACCACCAGCCTGACTGCAACCGCAGGCCCCACGGCGTCAGCGGTCATCAAGGACGCCGGCACCGTTCAGCTCGGCAACACGACCTATCGGCTCGACGGCATCGACGCGCCGGCGGTCGATCAGCTTTGCATCGACGAGCACGCCGACGTCTGGACCTGCGGGATCGAGGCGCGCGACCAGCTGACCAGGCTGATCGGCGGCAAGCAGGTTCACTGCGACGATATCGGCGTCGATCCGACCTTCAAGAAGCGCCGCCTCGGCGTCTGCAAGATCGAGGGCGACCCGACCAGCCTCAGCCAGGTGTTGGTCCAGAAGGGCTATGCTCTCAATGTCGAGGAATCGGCCACTGGCCGATTCAAGCCGGACGAAGCCACCGCCAAGGACAATCGCGCCGGGCTCTGGAAGGGCTGCTTCGTGGCGCCGCGCGACTTTCGTACGGCCAGGAAGGACGGCGCCCTGCTCGGCAACGCCTGCCCCGGCGACCGCGACCAGCAGATCCGCGACGCGCTCTTCCCCGACGACCTGCCGATGCCGGCCAGCTGCAACATCAAGGGCAAGTACGCCGTGCGCGCCCGCGTCACCGGCAATGTCGGCATCTACCATCTGCAAGCGTGCCGCAGTTACCCGGGCCTCGGCAATCCGGATCGCTGGTTCTGCTCCGAGGAGGATGCACAGGCGGCCGGGTTCCGCCGGGCCTATAATTGCCGTCCGCCCAAGGCCAAGTGA
- a CDS encoding PAS domain-containing hybrid sensor histidine kinase/response regulator, with the protein MTPSDPADVLPEAAAAERLRQHLEEIARERDRAHRELQEREAELARIQRIARVGGLEIDFRDGVRNRRSPEYLLVHGLPPEEVNETYENWVARIHPEDRERTIRHLFGVLKAGGEDYTAEYRIIRPNDGESRWIRVVAKIERDRSGRALRLVGADLDVTDQMLAQETLRESEERFRLIADSAPVPIWVTKLDRTRSFANQAYLDFLGLPFEEAIVFDWRKALHPDDLPQILQEQITGELSLKPFVLEARYRNAAGDWRWLRSESQPRWDPNGKHIGFIGVAHDITAAKEAEIELRKLNESLERRILERTAQLESREAQTRAILETSHQYQMLLNRDGDLLYSNQTALAGICTDAADVVGKPFWDTPWFAATEGMPRVIRNAFATVMRGEEVKIEMQLRLPIGERYFDFAMRPLQDQHGTIVGAVPEAVDITERRRGEEALRQSQKMEAVGQLTGGVAHDFNNLLTIIRSATDFLRRRELPDDRRRRYIDAISETVERASKLTAQLLAFARRQPLNPEVFNVGTQVDSVTQLIRPLVGARIHIEVRIEDPDCFAIADIGQFETALLNLAVNARDAMSGEGQLTIGVRKVKNIPALRAQASRSGDFVTVSIQDTGTGISPENLDAIFEPFFTTKEVGKGTGLGLSQAFGFVKQSDGDIEVTSTPGHGATFTIYLPHAMRPADAKVAASAGTEQASIGRGYRVLVVEDNDDVGQFSTELLEDLGYSVKRAANANAALSILSENEFAADLVFSDVIMPGMNGVELAGIIRDRFPGLPVVLTSGYSNVLAENAHSGFELIQKPYSVEALSRTLRKAIAEQRATASKP; encoded by the coding sequence ATGACCCCATCCGATCCCGCTGATGTGCTTCCCGAAGCTGCGGCAGCCGAACGGCTGCGGCAGCATCTTGAGGAGATCGCGCGCGAACGCGATCGCGCCCATCGCGAGCTCCAGGAGCGCGAGGCGGAACTGGCGCGGATCCAGCGCATCGCGCGGGTCGGCGGACTCGAGATCGATTTCCGCGACGGCGTGCGCAACCGCCGCTCTCCCGAATATCTCCTGGTGCACGGGCTGCCGCCCGAAGAGGTCAACGAGACCTATGAGAACTGGGTCGCGCGCATCCACCCCGAGGATCGCGAACGCACGATCCGGCACCTGTTCGGCGTGCTCAAGGCCGGCGGCGAAGACTACACGGCCGAATACCGCATCATCCGCCCGAACGACGGCGAGAGCCGCTGGATCCGCGTCGTCGCCAAGATCGAGCGCGACCGCAGCGGCCGTGCGCTGCGGCTGGTCGGCGCCGATCTCGACGTCACCGATCAGATGTTGGCGCAGGAGACCCTCCGCGAGAGCGAAGAGCGATTCCGCCTGATCGCGGACAGCGCGCCGGTGCCGATCTGGGTGACCAAGCTCGACCGCACCCGCTCCTTTGCCAACCAAGCCTATCTCGACTTCCTTGGACTGCCATTCGAGGAAGCGATCGTGTTCGACTGGCGCAAGGCGCTGCATCCGGATGACCTGCCGCAAATCCTGCAGGAGCAGATCACCGGCGAGCTGTCGCTGAAGCCATTCGTGCTCGAGGCCCGCTATCGGAACGCCGCGGGCGATTGGCGCTGGCTGCGCTCGGAATCGCAGCCGCGCTGGGACCCGAACGGCAAGCACATCGGCTTCATCGGCGTCGCCCACGACATCACGGCGGCGAAGGAAGCCGAGATCGAGCTTCGCAAGCTCAACGAGTCGCTGGAGCGGCGCATCCTGGAGCGCACCGCGCAGCTCGAATCCCGCGAAGCGCAGACGCGCGCGATCCTGGAAACCAGCCATCAATACCAGATGCTGCTCAATCGCGATGGCGACCTGCTCTACAGCAACCAGACGGCGCTGGCCGGCATCTGTACCGATGCCGCCGACGTCGTCGGCAAGCCGTTCTGGGACACGCCGTGGTTCGCCGCGACCGAGGGCATGCCGCGCGTGATCCGGAATGCCTTTGCGACCGTGATGCGCGGCGAGGAAGTCAAGATCGAGATGCAGCTGCGCCTGCCGATCGGCGAACGCTATTTCGATTTCGCGATGCGGCCGCTGCAGGACCAGCACGGCACCATCGTCGGCGCCGTGCCGGAGGCCGTCGACATCACCGAACGGCGCCGCGGCGAGGAAGCCCTGCGGCAATCGCAGAAGATGGAAGCGGTCGGCCAACTCACCGGCGGCGTCGCGCATGATTTCAACAATCTGCTCACCATCATCCGCTCCGCGACCGACTTCCTGCGCCGCCGCGAGCTGCCGGACGACCGGCGCCGCCGCTATATCGACGCGATCTCCGAGACCGTGGAGCGAGCCTCCAAGCTCACCGCGCAGCTATTGGCATTTGCGCGCAGGCAACCGCTCAATCCGGAAGTGTTCAATGTCGGGACGCAGGTCGACAGCGTGACGCAGCTGATCCGCCCGCTGGTCGGCGCGCGGATTCACATCGAGGTCAGGATCGAGGATCCCGACTGCTTTGCGATCGCCGACATCGGCCAGTTCGAGACCGCGCTGCTCAATCTCGCGGTCAACGCCCGCGACGCCATGAGCGGCGAAGGCCAGCTGACGATCGGCGTCCGGAAGGTCAAGAATATCCCTGCCCTGCGCGCCCAGGCCTCGCGCAGCGGCGATTTCGTCACGGTCTCGATCCAGGACACCGGCACCGGCATCTCGCCGGAAAATCTCGACGCGATCTTCGAACCGTTCTTCACGACCAAGGAGGTCGGCAAGGGAACGGGTCTTGGATTGAGCCAGGCCTTCGGCTTCGTCAAGCAATCCGACGGCGACATCGAGGTCACCTCCACGCCCGGGCACGGTGCGACCTTCACCATCTATCTGCCGCACGCGATGCGCCCGGCGGACGCCAAGGTCGCAGCCAGCGCGGGCACCGAGCAGGCTTCGATCGGCCGCGGCTATCGCGTCCTCGTGGTGGAGGACAACGACGATGTCGGCCAGTTCTCCACCGAGCTGCTCGAGGATCTCGGCTATTCGGTCAAGCGCGCGGCCAATGCCAATGCCGCGCTCTCGATCCTCTCGGAGAACGAGTTCGCCGCCGACCTGGTGTTCTCCGACGTGATCATGCCGGGCATGAACGGCGTCGAGCTCGCCGGAATCATCCGCGACCGTTTTCCCGGCCTGCCGGTGGTGCTGACCAGCGGCTACAGCAACGTGCTCGCCGAGAATGCGCACAGCGGCTTCGAGCTGATTCAGAAACCCTATTCGGTCGAGGCCCTGTCACGGACGCTCCGAAAGGCAATCGCCGAACAGCGGGCGACCGCTTCCAAGCCCTGA
- a CDS encoding isocitrate lyase/PEP mutase family protein, with protein sequence MAFRKRREALRSILNGSTCIRPGSVYDATSIRIAEDLGFELGMFGGSVASLAVLGDPDIALITLTEFAEQIRRMSRASTLPVLVDADHGYGNALNVRRTVQEVEAAGAAGLTIEDTLLPQAFGQAKTQLISLEEGVGKMKAALDGRSDPSLVILGRTGAVSITDLDDAIARARAYEAVGVDGLFFTGIRSRGELEALSAATTLPIVLGGAPEEMTALDYLASQRVRIALQGHAPFAAATQAVFETLKALREGTSPKNLRGIASSELTGRVMREAETKARSGEFLGLKK encoded by the coding sequence ATGGCCTTCCGCAAACGCCGCGAAGCACTGCGATCGATTCTCAACGGATCAACCTGCATCCGCCCGGGCTCGGTCTATGACGCGACCTCGATCCGGATTGCGGAGGATCTCGGCTTCGAGCTCGGCATGTTCGGCGGCTCGGTGGCCTCGCTCGCTGTGCTCGGCGACCCCGATATTGCGCTGATCACGCTGACCGAATTCGCCGAGCAGATACGCCGCATGTCGCGTGCGTCGACGCTGCCGGTGCTCGTCGATGCCGACCACGGTTACGGCAACGCGCTCAATGTCCGCCGCACCGTGCAGGAGGTGGAGGCGGCTGGCGCGGCCGGCCTTACCATCGAGGACACGCTGCTGCCGCAGGCGTTCGGCCAGGCCAAGACCCAGCTGATCTCGCTGGAAGAAGGTGTCGGCAAGATGAAGGCCGCGCTTGATGGCCGCAGCGATCCGTCGCTCGTCATCCTGGGCCGGACCGGTGCCGTCTCGATCACTGATCTCGACGATGCGATCGCACGCGCCAGGGCCTATGAGGCGGTCGGCGTCGACGGCTTGTTCTTCACCGGCATCAGATCGCGAGGCGAACTGGAGGCGCTCTCGGCCGCGACGACGCTGCCGATCGTGCTCGGCGGCGCGCCGGAGGAGATGACCGCGCTCGACTATCTGGCAAGCCAGCGCGTCAGGATCGCGCTGCAAGGCCACGCACCATTCGCGGCCGCAACCCAGGCCGTCTTCGAGACGCTGAAGGCGCTGCGCGAAGGCACCTCGCCGAAGAACCTCAGGGGCATTGCCTCGTCCGAACTGACCGGTCGCGTCATGCGCGAGGCGGAGACCAAGGCGCGCAGCGGCGAGTTCCTTGGTCTGAAGAAATGA
- a CDS encoding acetyl-CoA carboxylase biotin carboxylase subunit has product MFKKILIANRGEIACRVIKTARRMGIETVAVYSEADRDALHVEMADEAVLIGPPAAAESYLLIDKIVEACRKTGAQAVHPGYGFLSEREAFPRALEAAGIVFIGPNPGAIAAMGDKIESKKAAANADVSTVPGFLGVIEDGKHAVRIADAIGYPVMIKASAGGGGKGMRIAYSTREVEEGFGLAKAEAKASFGDDRVFIEKFIVDPRHIEIQVLGDKHGNVIYLGERECSIQRRNQKVIEEAPSPLLDETTRRKMGEQAVALAKAVNYDSAGTVEFVAGQDKSFYFLEMNTRLQVEHPVTELITGIDLVEQMIRVAAGEKLALAQKDVTLTGWAVESRVYAEDPFRNFLPSIGRLVKYRPPAEASHDGITIRNDTGVQEGGEISIHYDPMIAKLVTHAPSRAAAIEAQATALDAFYVEGIRHNIPFLSALMNHPRWREGRLSTGFIAEEFPKGFSARAPEGEIARRLAAVGAAIDHVLGERKRQISGQMGGRVVLRERRRAVWLDRAEIALDVAREGDAIAVRFIGADGLPGNPHNLVSSWVPGEPVWQGTIDGNFVAVQVRAINNGFRLAHQGFEVPAYVFTETEATSARLMPVVSAADTGKKLLCPMPGLVVSIAVTEGQEIKAGETLAVVEAMKMQNVLRAERDGTVKKIHAAAGATLAVDALILEFA; this is encoded by the coding sequence ATGTTCAAGAAAATCCTGATCGCCAACCGCGGCGAGATCGCCTGCCGGGTCATCAAGACTGCGCGCCGTATGGGGATTGAGACGGTCGCCGTCTACTCCGAGGCCGACCGCGACGCGCTGCATGTCGAGATGGCCGACGAAGCCGTGCTGATCGGACCGCCCGCCGCGGCCGAGAGCTATCTTCTGATCGACAAGATCGTCGAGGCCTGCCGCAAGACAGGCGCGCAGGCGGTGCATCCCGGCTACGGCTTCCTGTCCGAGCGCGAGGCGTTTCCGCGTGCGCTGGAAGCCGCCGGCATCGTCTTCATCGGCCCGAACCCCGGCGCCATCGCCGCGATGGGCGACAAGATCGAATCCAAAAAGGCGGCGGCCAACGCCGACGTCTCGACCGTGCCGGGCTTTCTCGGCGTCATCGAGGACGGTAAGCATGCGGTGAGGATTGCCGATGCGATCGGCTATCCCGTGATGATCAAGGCCTCCGCCGGTGGCGGCGGCAAGGGCATGCGGATCGCCTATTCGACGAGGGAGGTCGAGGAGGGATTCGGGCTCGCCAAGGCCGAGGCCAAGGCCTCGTTCGGCGACGACCGCGTCTTCATCGAGAAATTCATCGTCGATCCCCGGCACATCGAGATCCAGGTGCTCGGCGACAAGCATGGCAATGTGATCTATCTCGGCGAGCGCGAGTGCTCGATCCAGCGCCGCAACCAGAAGGTCATCGAGGAGGCGCCGTCGCCGCTGCTCGACGAGACCACCCGCCGCAAGATGGGCGAGCAGGCGGTCGCGTTGGCGAAGGCGGTGAACTACGATTCGGCCGGCACCGTGGAATTCGTCGCCGGCCAGGACAAGAGCTTCTACTTCCTGGAGATGAACACCCGCCTGCAGGTCGAGCATCCCGTCACCGAATTGATCACCGGCATCGACCTCGTCGAGCAGATGATCCGCGTCGCCGCCGGCGAGAAGCTCGCGTTGGCGCAGAAGGACGTGACGCTGACCGGCTGGGCGGTGGAATCCCGCGTCTATGCCGAGGATCCGTTCCGCAACTTCCTGCCCTCGATCGGACGGCTGGTGAAATACCGTCCGCCGGCCGAGGCCAGCCATGACGGCATCACGATCCGCAACGACACCGGCGTGCAGGAGGGCGGCGAGATCTCGATCCACTACGATCCGATGATCGCCAAGCTCGTCACCCATGCCCCGTCGCGCGCTGCGGCGATCGAGGCGCAGGCGACCGCGCTGGACGCGTTCTATGTCGAAGGCATCCGGCACAACATTCCGTTCCTGTCGGCCTTGATGAACCATCCGCGCTGGCGCGAGGGCCGGCTTTCGACTGGCTTCATCGCTGAGGAATTCCCGAAAGGGTTTTCGGCGCGCGCGCCCGAGGGCGAGATCGCGCGGCGGCTGGCCGCGGTCGGCGCCGCCATCGATCACGTGCTGGGCGAGCGCAAGCGGCAGATCTCCGGCCAGATGGGCGGCCGCGTGGTGCTGCGCGAGCGCCGCCGCGCGGTGTGGCTCGACCGCGCCGAGATCGCGCTCGACGTGGCGCGCGAGGGTGACGCGATTGCGGTGCGCTTCATCGGCGCCGACGGGCTGCCGGGCAACCCTCATAACCTCGTATCGAGCTGGGTGCCGGGCGAGCCGGTCTGGCAGGGCACCATCGACGGCAACTTCGTCGCCGTGCAGGTGCGGGCGATCAACAACGGCTTCCGCCTCGCGCATCAGGGCTTTGAGGTCCCGGCCTACGTCTTCACCGAGACCGAGGCGACCTCGGCGCGGCTGATGCCGGTGGTCTCGGCCGCCGACACCGGCAAGAAGTTGTTGTGTCCGATGCCTGGGCTCGTGGTGTCGATCGCGGTGACCGAGGGGCAGGAGATCAAGGCCGGCGAGACCCTGGCGGTGGTCGAAGCCATGAAGATGCAGAACGTGCTGCGCGCGGAGCGTGACGGCACGGTCAAGAAGATCCACGCCGCCGCCGGCGCCACGCTCGCGGTCGACGCGCTGATCCTGGAGTTCGCTTAG
- a CDS encoding bifunctional diguanylate cyclase/phosphodiesterase, with protein sequence MSVVSTSSVPEYRRLSIKGVLRASRMGAIQWLVLSAALLVLAITLGTGYLALQFRERALEMSERELNNTALLLSRHFDQQLTDLQHVHDDIVNYLRAEQVETADQFEKNMSLLSAHEMLRTRLAALPHVGGLNLFNAKGWLINSSEMWPVPDISVADRRYFREFTSGRPTSPVIVEPAMSKVTGNWTTIFARKITGRNGEIIGFASRGVEPSHFEDFVASLALSGDTVISMIHRDGTIIARYPQDAGVIGRNIINLPVFQKVISFGGNTSGRFVGASGEENVGAVRSLSHFPILILATTKTSSALEDWRAQTKLQFCAAVLAVLIISFAVFLIVRQLQRQHDAASRRLSEKSQHLDTAINTMTQGLLLFDASARLVICNQQYIDMFGLSPDVARPGCHLRDLILHRQAIGSFVGDVDEYCARFTNPRGDEVRDSVIMTPDGRSIRLIYKRAPDGGWATTLEDVTDGRRAQARIEYLAHYDALTNLPNRTLFQRHAEGLLLEAATREFAIHYIDIDEFKRINDTLGHLIGDEFLRRVAEKLRQSVGSNDFIARLGGDEFAIVQHDITSDDDVGDLVARIYQSLRTPFDCLGHHLSSDASIGIAIAPRHGSDLFRLLKCADLAMYAAKAAGRRTHRFFDPAMEAQANLRRALEADLRTALAEGGFELHYQPLVDLRSDEVTGCEALLRWRHPMRGMISPAEFIPVAEETGLIEEIGQWVLHTACTEAAAWPAHVRVAVNVSPIQFKSETLALKVAHALAESGLDPRRLELEITEAVLIADDDAALVTLGQLRALGVHIALDDFGTGYSSLQYLQRFPFDKIKIDRSFVKEVTRNSGSASIIRAVVSIAADRNMITTAEGVETDQQRDTVQMLGCTQMQGYLFSRPVPARDLRTLLAADCVAA encoded by the coding sequence ATGTCGGTTGTCTCAACGAGCAGCGTGCCGGAATACCGGCGGCTGTCGATCAAGGGTGTGTTGCGCGCCAGCAGAATGGGCGCCATCCAGTGGCTCGTCCTGAGCGCCGCGCTGCTGGTGCTCGCCATCACGCTTGGCACTGGCTATCTCGCGCTGCAGTTTCGCGAGCGCGCGCTGGAGATGTCCGAGCGCGAGCTCAACAACACCGCGCTGCTGCTGTCGCGGCATTTCGACCAGCAGCTTACCGATCTCCAGCATGTCCACGACGACATCGTGAATTATCTGCGGGCCGAGCAGGTCGAGACCGCCGATCAGTTCGAAAAGAACATGTCGCTGTTGAGCGCGCACGAGATGCTGCGCACGCGGCTGGCGGCGCTGCCGCATGTCGGCGGGCTCAATCTGTTCAACGCCAAGGGATGGCTGATCAATTCATCCGAGATGTGGCCGGTGCCCGACATCAGCGTCGCTGACCGGCGCTATTTCCGGGAGTTCACTTCGGGGCGGCCGACCTCACCTGTGATCGTCGAGCCCGCGATGAGCAAGGTGACCGGCAACTGGACCACTATCTTTGCGCGCAAGATCACCGGGCGCAACGGCGAGATCATCGGATTCGCCAGCCGCGGCGTCGAGCCGAGCCATTTCGAGGATTTCGTCGCCTCGCTGGCGCTGAGCGGCGACACCGTGATTTCGATGATCCACCGCGACGGCACCATCATCGCGCGCTATCCGCAGGATGCCGGCGTGATCGGCCGCAACATCATCAACCTGCCGGTGTTCCAAAAGGTCATCAGCTTTGGCGGCAACACGTCGGGACGGTTCGTTGGCGCTTCAGGCGAGGAGAACGTTGGTGCGGTCAGATCGCTGTCGCATTTTCCAATCCTGATTCTCGCTACCACGAAAACATCGAGCGCGCTGGAGGACTGGCGCGCCCAGACCAAACTGCAATTCTGCGCAGCCGTGTTGGCGGTCTTGATCATCAGCTTCGCGGTCTTCCTGATCGTGCGCCAACTGCAGCGGCAGCACGACGCGGCAAGCCGCAGGCTGTCCGAGAAGAGCCAGCATCTCGACACCGCGATCAATACCATGACGCAGGGGCTGCTGTTGTTCGATGCCTCGGCGCGGCTCGTGATCTGCAACCAGCAATATATCGACATGTTCGGCCTCTCGCCTGATGTCGCGAGGCCAGGCTGCCATCTGCGCGATCTGATTCTGCATCGCCAGGCGATCGGCTCGTTTGTCGGCGACGTCGATGAGTACTGCGCCCGCTTCACAAACCCGAGGGGCGATGAGGTCCGGGACTCCGTGATCATGACGCCTGACGGTCGCAGCATCCGCCTGATCTACAAGCGTGCGCCCGACGGCGGCTGGGCCACCACGCTTGAGGACGTCACCGATGGGCGGCGTGCGCAGGCGCGGATCGAGTATCTCGCGCATTACGATGCGCTGACCAATCTGCCGAACCGGACGCTGTTCCAGCGCCACGCGGAAGGGCTGCTGCTCGAGGCCGCCACGCGCGAGTTCGCCATCCATTACATCGATATCGACGAGTTCAAGCGGATCAACGACACGCTGGGCCATCTGATCGGCGATGAATTTCTCCGGCGCGTCGCCGAGAAGTTGCGCCAGTCGGTCGGGTCGAACGACTTCATCGCGCGGCTCGGCGGCGACGAGTTCGCGATCGTCCAGCACGACATCACCTCGGACGACGACGTCGGCGACCTGGTCGCACGCATCTATCAGTCGCTGCGCACGCCGTTCGACTGCCTCGGCCATCATTTGTCGAGCGACGCCAGCATCGGCATTGCGATCGCCCCGCGTCACGGCTCCGACCTGTTCCGCCTGCTCAAATGTGCCGACCTTGCGATGTACGCGGCCAAGGCAGCGGGCCGCAGGACCCATCGCTTCTTCGATCCGGCGATGGAAGCGCAGGCCAATCTGCGCCGCGCGCTGGAGGCCGACTTACGCACCGCGCTGGCCGAGGGCGGCTTCGAGCTGCACTACCAGCCGCTGGTCGATCTGCGCAGCGACGAGGTAACCGGCTGCGAAGCGTTGCTGCGCTGGCGGCACCCCATGCGCGGCATGATCTCACCGGCGGAGTTCATACCGGTTGCCGAGGAGACCGGGCTGATCGAGGAGATCGGGCAGTGGGTGCTGCACACCGCCTGCACCGAGGCGGCAGCCTGGCCGGCGCATGTGCGCGTCGCGGTCAACGTCTCGCCGATCCAGTTCAAGTCGGAGACGCTGGCGCTGAAGGTTGCGCATGCGCTTGCCGAGAGCGGGCTCGATCCGCGCCGGCTCGAGCTCGAGATCACCGAGGCGGTGCTGATCGCCGACGACGATGCGGCGCTGGTCACGCTCGGCCAGCTCCGCGCGCTCGGTGTCCACATCGCGCTCGACGATTTCGGCACCGGATACTCGTCGCTGCAATATCTGCAGCGCTTCCCGTTCGACAAGATCAAGATCGACCGCAGCTTCGTCAAGGAAGTGACCCGCAACAGCGGCTCGGCCTCGATCATCCGCGCCGTGGTTTCGATCGCAGCCGACCGCAACATGATCACCACCGCCGAGGGCGTCGAGACCGACCAGCAGCGCGACACTGTGCAGATGCTCGGCTGCACGCAGATGCAGGGCTATTTGTTCAGCAGGCCGGTTCCTGCGCGGGACCTGCGGACGCTGCTCGCGGCCGATTGCGTCGCCGCCTGA